In Porites lutea chromosome 1, jaPorLute2.1, whole genome shotgun sequence, a single genomic region encodes these proteins:
- the LOC140940158 gene encoding tryptophan--tRNA ligase, mitochondrial-like: MAFQLRNARFFICLSRQYSVNHFSFQGPQACMRIFSGIQPTGTMHIGNYLGAIKNWVSLQEESKDAVIYSIVDLHSITLPQDPASLRQSIRNMAIYLLACGVDPVKSILFQQSQVSQHAELAWILGCMAPTGFLNRMHQWKTKGNENKEQSCLGLYSYPVLMAADILLYKATHIPIGEDQLQHLELARELCRLFNNKYEDFFPIPKAILGNFKRVMSLRDATTKMSKSDPQELSRIELSDSPDIIKTKIQKATTDSEKHISYDPQNRPEMSNLINIYAEFSGLSHQQVCDRYQNMEKCKKAFKADLTELIASELSFVRDNVGTIQQHGSYVDSVLSTGAERARNIAEANLREIKQMIGLR; the protein is encoded by the exons ATGGCATTTCAGTTAAGAAATGCCCGTTTCTTCATATGTTTGTCAAGACAGTATTCTGTAAATCACTTCAGCTTTCAG GGACCCCAGGCTTGTATgaggatattttctggaatccaGCCAACAGGAACTATGCACATTGGGAACTACCTAGGAGCAATCAAAAATTGGGTTTCACTTCAGGAGGAAAGTAAAGATGCTGTGATATATAGCATTGTAGACCTGCACTCCATTACACTCCCTCAAGATCCTGCCAGTCTGCGACAAAGTATCAGAAATATGGCAATTTATCTTCTGGCTTGTGGAGTTGATCCTGTAAAAAGCATCCTCTTCCAGCAGTCTCAG GTATCCCAGCATGCAGAGTTGGCTTGGATTTTAGGCTGCATGGCTCCCACAGGGTTTTTAAATCGCATGCACCAATGGAAG acaaaaggaaatgaaaacaaGGAACAAAGTTGCTTAGGACTCTATTCATACCCTGTTTTAATGGCAGCCGACATTCTCCTTTACAA AGCCACACATATTCCAATTGGAGAAGACCAACTTCAGCACCTGGAACTTGCCAGAGAACTTTGCCGACTGTTTAACAACAAATATGAAGACTTTTTTCCTATTCCCAAGGCTATACTAG GTAACTTTAAACGTGTGATGAGCCTTAGAGATGCCACAACAAAAATGAGCAAATCAGATCCCCAGGAATTGTCCAGGATTGAATTGTCAGATTCACCAGATATCATAAAGACAAAGATACAAAAAGCAACAACAGACTCTGAAAAACACATCAGTTATGATCCACAAAACAGACCAGAAATGTCAAATCTTATAAACATTTATGCGGAATTCAGTGGCTTGTCACATCAACAAGTCTGCGACAGATATCAAAACATGGAGAAGTGCAAAAAAGCTTTCAAAGCAGACTTGACAGAGTTAATAGCATCCGAGCTCAGCTTTGTGCGAGATAACGTTGGCACAATTCAACAGCATGGGAGCTATGTTGACAGTGTTCTGAGTACTGGGGCTGAGAGAGCTCGAAACATTGCTGAAGCGAACTTACGAGAAATTAAGCAAATGATCGGCCTTAGATAG
- the LOC140922542 gene encoding charged multivesicular body protein 1B2-like isoform X2 encodes MTSQMEKHLFNLKFAAKDLERKSKKCEKEEKAEKLKLKKAIQKGNVDGARIHAENSIRQKNQALNFMRLSSRIDATASRVQTAVTMKQVTGSMAGVVKSMDSAMRSMNLEKISALMDKFEQQFEHLDVQSSYMEQAMSDTTTLTVPQAGIKYGAPCWTTATNWNSFCSFCRAG; translated from the exons ATGACGAGTCAGATGGAAA AACACCTTTTTAATTTAAAG TTTGCAGCTAAGGATTTAGAAAGAAAGTCAAAGAAGtgtgaaaaggaagaaaaagcaGAGAAACTGAAGTTAAAGAAG GCTATCCAAAAAGGAAATGTAGATGGAGCTAGAATACATGCTGAAAATTCCATTAGACAAAAGAATCAG GCCTTAAACTTTATGCGACTAAGCTCGAGAATTGATGCCACAGCATCACGAGTGCAGACAGCTGTTACAATGAaacag GTGACTGGGTCAATGGCTGGAGTTGTAAAGTCAATGGATTCAGCTATGAGGTCCATGAACTTAGAAAAG ATTTCTGCTTTGATGGACAAGTTTGAGCAGCAGTTTGAACATCTTGACGTTCAATCAAGCTACATGGAACAGGCCATGAGTGACACTACAACACTCACAGTGCCACAG gcTGGAATTAAATATGGAGCTCCCTGCTGGACAACAGCAACCAATTGGAACAGCTTCTGCAGCTTCTGCAGAGCAg gatGA
- the LOC140922542 gene encoding charged multivesicular body protein 1b-like isoform X1: MTSQMEKHLFNLKFAAKDLERKSKKCEKEEKAEKLKLKKAIQKGNVDGARIHAENSIRQKNQALNFMRLSSRIDATASRVQTAVTMKQVTGSMAGVVKSMDSAMRSMNLEKISALMDKFEQQFEHLDVQSSYMEQAMSDTTTLTVPQGQVDNLMQQVADEAGLELNMELPAGQQQPIGTASAASAEQDELSQRLAKLRQA, translated from the exons ATGACGAGTCAGATGGAAA AACACCTTTTTAATTTAAAG TTTGCAGCTAAGGATTTAGAAAGAAAGTCAAAGAAGtgtgaaaaggaagaaaaagcaGAGAAACTGAAGTTAAAGAAG GCTATCCAAAAAGGAAATGTAGATGGAGCTAGAATACATGCTGAAAATTCCATTAGACAAAAGAATCAG GCCTTAAACTTTATGCGACTAAGCTCGAGAATTGATGCCACAGCATCACGAGTGCAGACAGCTGTTACAATGAaacag GTGACTGGGTCAATGGCTGGAGTTGTAAAGTCAATGGATTCAGCTATGAGGTCCATGAACTTAGAAAAG ATTTCTGCTTTGATGGACAAGTTTGAGCAGCAGTTTGAACATCTTGACGTTCAATCAAGCTACATGGAACAGGCCATGAGTGACACTACAACACTCACAGTGCCACAG GGACAAGTGGATAATCTTATGCAACAAGTAGCAGATGAAGCAGG gcTGGAATTAAATATGGAGCTCCCTGCTGGACAACAGCAACCAATTGGAACAGCTTCTGCAGCTTCTGCAGAGCAg gatGAGCTGTCACAGAGGCTTGCAAAACTACGACAAGCTTAA